The genomic stretch TCGATGATCGCGTAGTGGATACTGGATTACGGGGCCGCGGAGTAAGCGCTGCGATATCCTTCAGCCATGGTCTGGCACGCTTCGACGATCGAGCTGTAGATGCTGGCATCCGCACCAGCGCCCGTTTTGGCGTGTGGCTGGCCAAGGTCAGTGATCGACGTGGCGAAGGGGCATTCGATGGCGCAACGAGCCTACTAGCGAGAGGCATTGACTGGGCGGGCCAAGTAGCGCGGCAGGTCCATACCGGACAGACGCATCATTACTACACCGGTATCGCGGCAGGGTTCGCCGTAATTTTTATAATCTTGGGCATAGGAGCACTCCTTTGATTCTCACCGCAACCTTGGGCCTCCCCATGCTGGGGGCTCTCGTACTCGCCGTTTCACGCCGTTGGACAGAGACCACGGCTCGCCTGTTTGCTGTGGGGGTTTCCCTATTACCTGTATTACTGCTGGCCTGGGCTTGGCTGCAGTTCGATACCCAAGGCGCACTATTTCAATTTGTCGAAGAGGTGCCTTGGGTACCCAGCCTGGGCATGGCATACCGGCTAGGCGTAGACGGCATCGCGCTGGCTATCGCGACGATGAGTGCCTTGGTCTTCGCTGCCAGTATTGCCTATCCCATTAACACGCAGAACCAGCCTCGGCAGTACTACGCTTGGATGCTCTTTCTGCAGTCCGTGTCGCTTGGCGTCTTCCTCGCGTTGGACCTGCTGCTCTTCTATGTCTTTTTCGACCTGAGCCTGGTGGGGATGTTTTTCCTGATCGGCCGCTGGGGCACGGTCAGGCCCAGCATTCAGCATTCAAGTTCTTTCTTTACACTTTCTGTGGTTCGCTACTGTTGTTGCTGGCATTCATCGGGCTTTATCTATCAGTCGAGCCACACACCTTTGACATGCGAGTGCTGATCGAGCAGCAGCCATTGGCGGGAGCGGGTGTGTCTGCTGGCCTGATATTTCTCGCCCTCATGCTCGGCTTCGCCATCAAGGCTCCCATCGTGCCCGTGCATACCTGGTTGCCCCAAGCGCATGTCGACGCTCCCGGACCGGCCTCGGCAGTTCTCGCCGGGGTGCTGCTCAAGATGGGCACCTACGGGATTCTGAGGATTCCGTACTCAATGATGGGGGAGACCTTTGCCCGCTACGCTCTGATTATCGCTCTCTTTGCTGTGGTTTCTATTCTCTATGGTGCCCTCGTGGCATTTGGCCAGGGAAATTTGAAACGACGCATTGCCTATACCTCTATCAATCATATGGGCTACACGGTGCTAGGGATCGCCGTGGCTGGCGCCTTGTTCCAGGATGCGGTATATGCCCGCGAGATGGCACTGATAGGGGCCACGGTAGAGATGGTGGCACACGGACTGATTACCGGGGCGCTGTTTCTGATCTGCGGCTCGTTCTGGCAGCGCACCGAGGAATACGATTTGGATAGCTATGGTGGGCTGCTCCGACAGGCACCGCTATTGGCAACGTTCGCCATACTCGCCTCGTTTGCCAGCCTGGGGCTTCCTGGTCTGGCCGGCTTCGTGGCGGAGTTCCATATCTTTGCCGGCACCTTTGCCGTCTACCCTTGGCTCGCTGTCATTGGTGTGCTGGGCATTCTGATCACGGCAGCGTTGTTTCTGCAGATGCTGCAAAAACTGTTCTTCGGGGCGATGCCGCAGCGATGGGCGAAGTTTGACGATCTGCGCCCAGCTGAGTGGGGTGTGCTCGGGGTGCTGTCGGCAAGCTTCGTGATCATCGGTATTGCGCCGCAGTTCCTGCTGACCCTCATAGAGGCTTCAGCAACGCTGTTGGTAGGAGCCCGCTGATGCCTATTGGTGATGTGTTGCCGGAAATCAGCCTGACGCTCGGTGCTGTGATTATCGTATTGTTCGCGGCTTTCGCCCGACAACATCAGCATGTCTGGGCGGCTGTACTGGCGTTGCTCACGATTGGGCTTTGTATTGGGTTGACCTTTACTCAGTGGGATGGACCGCCGCGGCTGACGTTCTCGGGTGTGTGGGCCCTGGACGGCATGGCACTCTCCAGCAAACTAGTCGTGTTGATTGCCGGCGCGCTGGTTATTGCCATGTCCCCTGAGTGGATGCAGACCGATCGCCGCCATGCCGAGTATTACGCATTGATGTTGTTCGCGTTGTTGGGTGTGATCATGATGGCGTCAGCCAGTGACACCATGGAACTGGTCGTCGGTGTGTTGCTGTCGTCGGTGGCCAGCTATCCGCTGGCTGCCTATCACCGCACCTGGGCACCCGCCCTGGAAGCTGGCATGAAGTATTTTCTGATGGGAGCCTTGACCAACACTTTACTGGCGATAGGCGTTGTCGTGTTGTTCGGCCTGACTGGTAACACAGGCTATCCAGAAATCGCACAAGGACTTTCCGTGGGTCACGACAGCCTGGCGCTAACCATCGCCACTGCCTCTATCATACTGGGCTTGTCCTTCAAGCTGGCGGCTTTTCCGGCCCACGCATGGATGCCGGATGTAGCCCAAGGTTCCCCGGCACCGGTGGCAGCCTTCTTGACCGTAATTCCCAAGATTGGCGCTGCCGTCGCATTGGCCCGTTTCGTGTCATTAATGCCGCCGGATGTCGCCTGGCGAGCGATCGTGGCTCTGATCTCGGTCACGACCATGACGCTGGGTAACGTGGCTGCCCTTCGACAGACAGATGTACGGCGCCTGCTGGGTTGGTCATCGGTTTCCCAGTCCGGCTATGCCTTGATGGCGATCGTGGTAATGGGAACAAGCGACCAGGCCCTACCGGCGCTGGTGTTCTTTTTGGCCAGCTACGCCATTGCTAACTTGGCGGCTTTCGCTGTGGTCACCTATCTGAGAGGGCGCACCGCACTGGAGAGCTATCAGGGGCTAGCCAGACAAGCCCCTATTGCCACAACGATATTAATCGCTTCGCTACTTTCTTTAGTGGGTATCCCGCCGCTGATCGGTTTTTTTGGCAAGCTCATGTTGTTCAGCGTCACGATCGAGGGGGGATACGCTTGGCTGGCATTCGTGGCTGCCGCCAACACCGTTGTCTCGCTGTTCTATTACCTGCGCATCGTGGCGCGGATGATGTTTAGCGATACCCGACCCACTGTGCATGTACTGGTGGGCCAGTGGGCACGAACCACCATGATCGTGTCTGGCTTGCTGTTGATTGTCGGTGGGCTTGGTGCAGAAATGCTAATGGAGTTCACGGATTCGATAGGCTTTGTGCGTTAGGCCTGGCCTGCCGAATCTAGCTAAACGGAGTAATACTTAGAGGGAGTTATTTATGTCACCTATTCAAGATTTAACTATCGAAACAATCGATAGCATTCATACCAAGGAGTGGCTGCGTGCGTACCAGCGGGTCCGTGCCGCTACCGAGGCAATATGTGAGCCTCTGTATAAGGAAGACTACATGGTGCAGAGCATGCCAGACGTCAGTCCCCCCAAATGGCACATTGCTCATGTTAGTTGGTTCTTCGAAGCCTTCATCCTCAAGCCGTTTCACCCCAGCTACCTGACCCTCGACCCCGCATACGATTACCTTTTCAACTCTTACTATGAGACCCACGGTACGCCGTTTCCTCGTCCTGAGCGCGGCATGATTTCGCGCCCCACAGTGGATGACGTCTATCGCTATCGCGCGCATATTAATCAGGCCATGGAAGAATTGCTCAACGACCCTCCGCAAGAACACCTGCAGGAGATACTCCATCGTCTGGAGCTTGGGTTGCCTCACGAGCAGCAACATCAGGAACTGCTGTTCATGGACATCAAGCATATCCTGGCCCAGAACCCGCTCTGCCCAGTCTATCGAGGTGATCTTGTGT from Halomonas meridiana encodes the following:
- a CDS encoding NuoM family protein, whose translation is MLLAFIGLYLSVEPHTFDMRVLIEQQPLAGAGVSAGLIFLALMLGFAIKAPIVPVHTWLPQAHVDAPGPASAVLAGVLLKMGTYGILRIPYSMMGETFARYALIIALFAVVSILYGALVAFGQGNLKRRIAYTSINHMGYTVLGIAVAGALFQDAVYAREMALIGATVEMVAHGLITGALFLICGSFWQRTEEYDLDSYGGLLRQAPLLATFAILASFASLGLPGLAGFVAEFHIFAGTFAVYPWLAVIGVLGILITAALFLQMLQKLFFGAMPQRWAKFDDLRPAEWGVLGVLSASFVIIGIAPQFLLTLIEASATLLVGAR
- a CDS encoding NADH-quinone oxidoreductase subunit N translates to MPIGDVLPEISLTLGAVIIVLFAAFARQHQHVWAAVLALLTIGLCIGLTFTQWDGPPRLTFSGVWALDGMALSSKLVVLIAGALVIAMSPEWMQTDRRHAEYYALMLFALLGVIMMASASDTMELVVGVLLSSVASYPLAAYHRTWAPALEAGMKYFLMGALTNTLLAIGVVVLFGLTGNTGYPEIAQGLSVGHDSLALTIATASIILGLSFKLAAFPAHAWMPDVAQGSPAPVAAFLTVIPKIGAAVALARFVSLMPPDVAWRAIVALISVTTMTLGNVAALRQTDVRRLLGWSSVSQSGYALMAIVVMGTSDQALPALVFFLASYAIANLAAFAVVTYLRGRTALESYQGLARQAPIATTILIASLLSLVGIPPLIGFFGKLMLFSVTIEGGYAWLAFVAAANTVVSLFYYLRIVARMMFSDTRPTVHVLVGQWARTTMIVSGLLLIVGGLGAEMLMEFTDSIGFVR